The Candidatus Thorarchaeota archaeon genome contains a region encoding:
- the glyS gene encoding glycine--tRNA ligase produces the protein MPSEQDFSETIYGLCKKRGFFWGPSPEIYGGSAGLYDLGPLGKLLKNRLENVIRASFVKAGFWEVECPTVSPAVVWKASGHEDGFVDPVTECTKCGQAYRADNLIEEQAPTANIRGLSIDELTAKIRELDIRCPSCKSELGAVRRYNLMLRTKLGLGQDAYMRPETATTTYLLFKRLLTFFRDRLPAMVFQIGKAYRNEISPRQGMLRLREFTQVEGQIFLQDPDEVQWPKFESIENEQLPLLPYTTQEKKSDKVDSIKMKDALKKGHFQTPAYAWCVHLAYSIFRSMGFSPEHLRLRQHLPSERAHYAADAWDIEVLTRSFGWVECCGVHDRGNYDLGRHQEFSKEKMTTKVDGKDTVPNVLEIAFGVERPMFCQIDNAYDEDPERTWLRFPPPIAPVQVAVFPLMDKEELTGPASRIHGDVSESGLISYYDTSGSIGRRYRRQDEIGTPYCVTVDYQTIDDATVTVRDRDSMEQVRIRTDDLLSTLRRLVSGRVSFESLKSQG, from the coding sequence ATGCCTTCAGAGCAGGACTTCAGTGAGACCATATACGGCCTCTGTAAGAAGAGAGGATTCTTCTGGGGGCCGTCTCCAGAGATATATGGCGGCAGTGCGGGTCTCTATGACCTTGGTCCCCTTGGCAAGCTCCTGAAGAACAGACTGGAGAACGTCATCAGGGCCTCCTTTGTCAAGGCAGGGTTTTGGGAAGTCGAGTGTCCCACCGTGTCTCCAGCGGTGGTCTGGAAGGCATCGGGTCATGAGGATGGTTTTGTTGACCCTGTCACAGAGTGTACAAAGTGTGGCCAGGCCTACCGGGCTGACAACCTGATTGAGGAGCAAGCCCCAACAGCCAATATCAGGGGTCTCTCCATTGACGAACTCACGGCGAAGATACGGGAACTGGACATAAGGTGTCCCTCTTGCAAGTCCGAACTTGGAGCGGTCCGCAGGTACAATCTGATGCTTCGCACAAAGCTCGGACTCGGTCAGGATGCGTACATGCGACCCGAGACTGCAACTACAACCTATCTTCTCTTCAAGCGGCTGTTGACATTCTTCAGGGACAGACTGCCAGCCATGGTCTTCCAGATTGGAAAGGCGTACCGGAACGAGATATCACCCAGACAGGGAATGCTGCGGCTCAGGGAGTTCACACAGGTAGAAGGGCAGATCTTCCTTCAGGACCCTGACGAGGTGCAGTGGCCTAAGTTCGAGTCGATTGAGAATGAGCAGTTGCCTCTTCTCCCATACACCACACAGGAGAAGAAGAGCGACAAGGTGGACTCAATCAAGATGAAGGATGCGTTGAAGAAGGGCCACTTTCAGACCCCAGCCTATGCATGGTGTGTCCACCTCGCCTACAGCATATTCCGCAGTATGGGCTTCTCGCCTGAGCACCTCCGTCTAAGACAACATCTTCCAAGCGAGAGAGCTCACTATGCAGCAGACGCGTGGGACATCGAAGTCCTGACCCGGAGCTTCGGTTGGGTCGAGTGCTGTGGCGTGCATGACAGAGGAAACTATGACCTGGGGCGTCACCAGGAGTTCAGCAAGGAGAAGATGACCACCAAGGTGGATGGCAAGGACACTGTACCCAATGTACTTGAGATAGCATTTGGAGTGGAGCGTCCTATGTTCTGCCAGATTGACAATGCGTACGACGAGGACCCCGAGCGGACTTGGTTGAGGTTTCCGCCCCCTATAGCCCCCGTGCAGGTCGCGGTCTTCCCACTGATGGACAAGGAGGAGCTCACTGGTCCTGCCAGTCGAATACACGGTGATGTGTCGGAGTCAGGTCTGATCAGCTACTATGACACGAGCGGCTCAATCGGCCGCAGGTACAGGAGACAAGACGAGATAGGCACGCCTTACTGTGTCACCGTCGACTATCAGACCATTGATGACGCCACTGTCACTGTGCGTGACCGCGACTCGATGGAACAGGTGCGGATACGGACCGATGACCTTCTGAGCACACTCAGAAGGCTGGTCTCTGGTAGAGTGAGCTTCGAGTCGCTGAAGAGTCAGGGTTAG
- a CDS encoding universal stress protein, which translates to MNPERSSYCRKREIVSSHPGIRNAIVSESQSRVQIKRILAAVDGSEYSDKAVKYACAIAGPLSAEVYLLYVVAMLVNATPYGDAVTDQPFLALQKVGEDVLARAKRVARDNGCEAVDLISYGDAAAQIIEVAQAKSVDLIVMGTRGIGGIKRLFVGSTSDRVIRQASCPVMVVR; encoded by the coding sequence ATGAATCCAGAGCGCTCAAGTTACTGTAGAAAGAGAGAAATAGTGAGCAGTCATCCGGGTATCAGGAATGCCATAGTGAGCGAGAGCCAATCAAGAGTCCAGATAAAGAGAATCCTTGCAGCAGTGGACGGTTCGGAGTATTCCGACAAGGCGGTGAAGTATGCGTGCGCAATCGCAGGGCCCCTGTCAGCTGAGGTCTATCTGCTCTATGTGGTGGCGATGCTAGTGAACGCGACCCCGTACGGCGATGCAGTGACCGACCAGCCGTTTCTAGCTCTGCAGAAGGTGGGAGAGGACGTATTGGCAAGGGCAAAGAGAGTGGCTCGTGACAACGGATGCGAGGCTGTGGACTTGATCAGTTACGGCGATGCCGCTGCCCAGATAATCGAAGTCGCTCAGGCAAAGAGTGTGGACCTGATTGTGATGGGCACACGCGGAATTGGCGGTATCAAGAGGCTCTTCGTTGGCTCCACCAGTGACAGGGTCATCCGACAGGCGAGTTGTCCGGTGATGGTCGTAAGATAG
- a CDS encoding DUF4445 domain-containing protein → MTPGGELGIAVDLGSSSINVSVLSLDSGEQVGSAVVSNPLLSEGPEVVSMLRSYVSSEPESQRLRQRLTQAVVLATRHACSSGATDLRKVKSAVVAGNSVTRGIFFGRTLDELTRPPYTLGDRGAILQGAGDPTIPGFPDVTWYSPPCIESFVGSDAVCVLLYALNRDDRVPLLVVDIGTNTEVSVCRDDCVWTASAASGPAFEGMAMECGMPATVGAIWRVRIPSASSPPLVDTIDGGLPQGLCGTGAVSLLGELRLHGIMNAEGSIVRSSSPRVSVVGGIVRYAVVESQQHGVYITQPDIRMLQLSKAAIAAAVLRVLDVSETQLSQVARVLLTGAFGLQLDLDAAYRIGLLPHMKDAVTVQVENAALRGAEMILTESGLRREAEEIVARARYVCLMDDMLFDEMVSALRRFDRIQ, encoded by the coding sequence TTGACTCCGGGCGGCGAACTTGGGATTGCAGTCGACCTTGGCTCTTCGAGTATCAATGTGAGCGTGTTGAGTCTTGACTCAGGAGAGCAGGTCGGTAGCGCAGTCGTGAGCAATCCGCTCCTATCGGAGGGCCCCGAGGTCGTCTCAATGCTGCGTTCTTATGTGTCCAGCGAGCCAGAGTCGCAGCGGCTGAGGCAGCGCCTCACTCAGGCAGTTGTGCTCGCCACGAGGCATGCGTGTTCTTCTGGTGCGACCGACCTCCGCAAGGTGAAGAGTGCTGTAGTTGCAGGGAACAGTGTCACTCGGGGCATCTTCTTCGGACGGACACTCGACGAGCTGACCCGGCCTCCCTACACACTGGGTGACCGTGGCGCCATACTTCAAGGCGCAGGTGACCCCACCATCCCGGGATTTCCAGACGTGACGTGGTACTCTCCTCCGTGCATTGAGTCATTTGTTGGTTCCGATGCAGTCTGTGTCCTCCTGTATGCATTGAATAGAGATGACAGGGTACCGCTGCTGGTTGTCGACATAGGAACGAACACGGAGGTCTCTGTGTGCAGAGACGATTGCGTATGGACAGCGTCTGCTGCCTCAGGTCCAGCCTTCGAGGGGATGGCGATGGAGTGCGGTATGCCTGCAACTGTCGGAGCGATATGGCGGGTGAGGATTCCGTCAGCAAGCTCTCCCCCCCTCGTGGACACGATTGACGGCGGTCTTCCTCAAGGGCTATGTGGCACCGGAGCTGTTTCGCTGCTTGGCGAGCTGCGCCTGCATGGCATCATGAATGCTGAGGGGTCGATTGTACGGTCCTCGTCTCCAAGAGTGAGTGTTGTCGGCGGGATAGTACGTTATGCAGTGGTGGAGTCGCAGCAACATGGGGTCTACATCACGCAGCCGGACATCAGAATGCTGCAGCTGTCCAAGGCTGCAATCGCCGCTGCAGTCCTGAGAGTCCTAGACGTGTCAGAGACACAGCTCTCTCAGGTCGCCAGGGTACTCCTGACTGGTGCGTTCGGATTGCAGCTTGACCTTGACGCTGCCTACCGCATTGGGCTGCTCCCCCACATGAAAGATGCAGTCACAGTCCAGGTGGAGAATGCCGCACTACGCGGGGCAGAGATGATCCTGACGGAATCAGGTCTTCGCCGCGAGGCCGAGGAGATTGTAGCAAGGGCGAGATATGTGTGTCTCATGGACGACATGCTGTTCGACGAGATGGTCTCCGCGTTGAGGCGATTCGACAGGATTCAGTAG
- a CDS encoding pantetheine-phosphate adenylyltransferase: MSSKTERPYKMVVFAGTFDHLHEGHRHLLRTALALGDTVGIGITKDVMLEGKSDRHKMQSFSERLEALNQFLSAEGANHRCQIFPIDTPEGGADRMQGLEALVVSDELSVVENAFRINELRRRNRLRPFHIVVVPRVRTSDGRPLSSSRRRAGEDFDPTDLVY, from the coding sequence TTGTCATCAAAAACTGAACGACCCTACAAGATGGTCGTCTTTGCCGGCACCTTTGACCACCTTCACGAGGGCCACAGACACCTGCTACGAACAGCTCTGGCACTAGGAGACACGGTGGGAATCGGAATCACAAAGGACGTGATGCTCGAAGGCAAGAGCGACCGTCACAAGATGCAGTCCTTCAGTGAGAGACTGGAGGCCCTGAACCAGTTCCTCAGCGCTGAGGGCGCCAACCACAGATGTCAGATATTCCCGATTGATACGCCCGAGGGTGGGGCGGACCGGATGCAGGGTCTTGAGGCCCTCGTGGTCTCTGACGAGTTGAGTGTTGTTGAGAACGCCTTCCGAATCAATGAACTCAGGCGCAGAAACAGACTCAGGCCGTTCCACATAGTTGTCGTGCCTCGTGTCAGGACATCAGACGGACGCCCACTGTCTTCATCTCGGCGCAGGGCAGGGGAGGACTTTGACCCCACAGACCTCGTCTACTGA
- a CDS encoding DUF4910 domain-containing protein — translation MLPSNVRTAIADTVSGVRALDYVIDLSRFHRIQASPGIHQAILCIKDQIERVSEAQVTIHQYTATGEGSISTWDSLYAWYPKTGTLQLIEPESRRLADFQTEPISLAAHSVSADIEADVVYVGKGLTREDYTNKDVRGKIVLTESRASLVHKIACIEMGAAGILTYVPPSGVDEIASLRRYEALWPDPGEASRTGFGFALRQADGVKIQKMLAEGKRVRVRATVDAELKSGPEEVLSAVIPGKDSSKEVWLMAHICHPHPGANDNASGAGAIMEVLRVVTRLIAEGQLETPQYSIRFVWVPEWHGTIRLIHGDRELVNRALAVINVDMVGADPAKAGSTLKLYRTPHSLPSTLNNVLDYWLRTESATQRDPAMGGTMCPLPYEYHAYSAGSDHFMFTDSTLSIPAVMLNQDPDRFYHTSCDSTDKLDVRQMAYVSRALVLSAVTLAYPALVCKESLLTATRNEMIELMTRVGMEGVDELSSCKDDPEKLYPKYMRWLGYAYELGRKTLERAIQEWPLITVQRALANALRASLEMAYTSEMMVLRKAYEGACVGSGLEPKEEGQIKIDPSAFQMEVRRKVQYALRPSYIMKARPESRSRYLTLLQKDQHFMSRVDELLNLSAEWRSLTEVWDRICFQFGYTDPSTLSKIVDDMRELGLIETRDV, via the coding sequence ATGCTCCCTTCAAACGTCAGGACCGCTATTGCGGACACAGTCTCTGGTGTTAGAGCCCTCGACTATGTGATTGACCTGTCTCGTTTTCACCGAATACAGGCTAGTCCGGGAATCCACCAGGCAATCCTGTGCATCAAGGACCAAATTGAGAGGGTTTCAGAAGCTCAGGTCACCATCCACCAGTACACAGCCACAGGCGAGGGGTCTATCTCCACTTGGGACTCCCTATATGCCTGGTATCCGAAGACTGGAACGCTACAACTGATAGAACCTGAGAGTCGCAGACTGGCTGACTTCCAGACAGAGCCCATATCGCTGGCCGCTCACTCGGTGTCTGCAGATATAGAGGCCGACGTAGTGTACGTTGGAAAGGGACTGACTCGGGAGGACTACACGAACAAGGATGTTCGGGGCAAGATAGTGCTCACTGAGAGCCGCGCCTCACTCGTTCACAAGATAGCATGCATAGAGATGGGCGCAGCAGGGATTCTGACATATGTCCCACCGTCAGGAGTTGATGAGATTGCCAGCCTGCGAAGGTATGAGGCGCTCTGGCCCGACCCGGGAGAAGCCAGCAGGACCGGATTCGGTTTTGCGCTCCGTCAGGCCGATGGCGTGAAGATCCAGAAGATGCTGGCGGAAGGAAAGAGGGTCCGAGTCAGAGCAACTGTTGACGCAGAGCTAAAGTCGGGACCTGAGGAGGTCCTCTCCGCGGTCATACCCGGAAAGGACTCCTCAAAGGAGGTCTGGCTCATGGCTCACATATGCCATCCACACCCCGGCGCAAATGACAATGCTTCAGGTGCAGGAGCAATCATGGAGGTTCTGAGGGTTGTTACGCGGCTCATCGCAGAAGGACAGCTTGAGACCCCACAATACTCCATCCGGTTTGTCTGGGTGCCGGAGTGGCATGGCACTATCAGGCTGATACATGGCGATAGAGAGTTGGTCAATCGGGCACTTGCAGTCATCAACGTGGACATGGTGGGAGCAGACCCTGCAAAGGCCGGCTCCACACTCAAACTGTATCGCACACCACATTCCCTGCCCAGTACACTGAACAATGTGCTGGACTATTGGCTGCGCACAGAGTCGGCGACACAGAGAGACCCAGCTATGGGCGGCACCATGTGTCCGCTGCCCTACGAGTACCACGCATACAGTGCGGGTTCAGACCACTTCATGTTCACTGACTCCACGCTGTCAATTCCAGCCGTCATGCTGAATCAGGATCCGGACAGATTCTACCACACGTCCTGCGACAGCACCGACAAGCTGGACGTTCGACAGATGGCCTATGTGTCCCGTGCACTTGTCCTGTCAGCCGTCACGCTCGCCTATCCGGCACTAGTGTGCAAGGAGAGTCTGCTCACAGCAACCAGGAATGAGATGATTGAACTGATGACAAGGGTTGGGATGGAGGGCGTCGACGAGCTCTCCAGCTGCAAGGACGACCCGGAGAAGCTGTATCCCAAATACATGAGGTGGCTCGGATATGCCTATGAACTCGGCAGAAAGACCCTGGAGAGAGCCATTCAGGAGTGGCCGCTCATCACAGTCCAGAGGGCTCTTGCAAACGCACTCAGAGCCAGCCTGGAGATGGCCTACACCTCGGAGATGATGGTCCTGCGCAAAGCATACGAGGGCGCGTGTGTGGGCAGCGGACTGGAGCCCAAGGAAGAGGGACAAATCAAGATTGACCCAAGCGCGTTCCAGATGGAAGTGCGTCGAAAGGTCCAATATGCACTGAGGCCCTCTTATATTATGAAGGCAAGACCCGAGTCCCGGAGCAGGTATCTGACGCTCCTCCAGAAGGACCAGCACTTTATGAGTCGGGTTGACGAACTGCTCAATCTCTCTGCGGAATGGAGGTCACTGACCGAGGTCTGGGACCGCATATGCTTCCAGTTCGGGTACACCGATCCCAGCACACTGTCCAAGATTGTGGATGACATGAGAGAACTTGGCTTAATTGAAACGCGGGATGTGTGA
- a CDS encoding ferritin, whose translation MNLEISKELVDAINDQINFELYSGYIYLSMATWFESRNLRGMAHWMEVQADEEYNHAIRFHRHVTERGGRTLLKEIRTPRTEWGSPLEVFEDALNHERTVTERIYKIGEIAERLGDRATQSFLRWFYNEQVEEEKNATENRDLIKMAKDSIPALLHIDARLGGRKPAGPAPSESNKD comes from the coding sequence ATGAATCTGGAGATATCTAAAGAGCTGGTCGATGCAATAAACGACCAGATCAACTTTGAGCTGTATAGTGGTTACATATACCTCTCGATGGCAACTTGGTTTGAAAGCAGAAACCTGAGAGGGATGGCACACTGGATGGAGGTCCAGGCTGACGAGGAATACAACCATGCCATCAGATTCCATCGACACGTCACGGAAAGGGGAGGCAGGACCCTGCTGAAGGAGATTCGGACACCAAGAACAGAATGGGGTTCACCTCTGGAGGTCTTCGAGGACGCACTCAACCATGAGAGGACCGTGACTGAGCGCATATACAAGATAGGCGAGATTGCCGAGCGGCTGGGCGACAGGGCCACACAGTCATTCCTCCGCTGGTTCTACAACGAACAAGTGGAGGAAGAGAAGAACGCGACAGAGAACCGGGACCTGATCAAGATGGCAAAGGACTCGATTCCTGCTCTGTTGCACATAGACGCCAGACTTGGGGGACGAAAGCCTGCCGGGCCAGCACCTTCTGAGTCTAACAAGGACTAG
- a CDS encoding stage II sporulation protein M, translating into MAELNTLTVIIEFIPPIVVTLVYLIGLRHQRNRYIEAFLLLMYIKTVTFFLMLMARAALVVSGFNPQVDSSTLASVLLTDFVFQFMYALQELLTWVMVSFIAVLFGMFVLGVKMAFQDPLKMRFANLIRRITGKTPESDGFSGFRDRLSNLRFEGLPEHPLDPAVQSHVWRDSWRDYLIIGLATLLPSIPAYIGSYQDYVSGVTTASAYASGVFVLLTWMYRFGYPSSNRLAKAAGLRLGDRDVGGEMMRGVLGWFFRFNILLTLFFIGQDIHRAVFAPQSADALNKLVDYYVLGVTQAAPPILFAIIVLPLAEKFAVIMYKSLFEWLYGFKARMTQLHLRARAVSLAGSLTTGGVATLGFLGAIAGVTLFTAYSIGVGYVFRPGLITTDVEKLLETAATNAQLIVPLNFVMLVFSIPMAFMIFTGVVGHYVRSRTGGSVVSFGVVAAALVSIIPYFVFPNLDYILGPAVNEVVFEGTSFYRVRWLVYVATEDLLLSRYAFQFLVNVPIWLSSAIFVMYYLEYRKRWQVKCGVTLRPLLSVCAEDVRHVVTMFVVGLAVAAAGVICLSFLVAPVVLIHLIESLIAEIGLPDGLEAALAMPGVMPLLLMEHNLIRTLLMLVIGPVFWTLILWVVAVKQKTQSERTVALLGIVMIVYCGIIAIVLTMLYPNPFGPQPWVSPQAVLGYHALRVYSVLFGACLLVLLVRRVAGLNSGGWWFPPLATLFVTEYLVYDDQFTLIALIVLPFVLAPAMRVLERDKTHDDEDFLLTYIRVSLMSVAIAEVLSTALWVAGIGTLAFMYGNGLSYLASILPHGVIEIPAFLFAAAASLTIARELGPSVTREEWDAIPSKTRSLLTDARLWRTFILIAFFLFIGAMIEAYVTPLVSQMVEYGFL; encoded by the coding sequence GTGGCCGAGCTGAACACACTCACTGTAATTATTGAATTCATTCCGCCTATCGTAGTCACGTTGGTCTATCTCATCGGACTGAGGCATCAGAGAAATCGCTACATCGAGGCATTTCTGCTTCTGATGTACATCAAGACTGTGACCTTCTTTCTAATGTTGATGGCTCGCGCTGCTCTCGTCGTGAGTGGCTTCAATCCACAAGTCGATTCATCGACACTGGCATCGGTTCTCCTGACCGACTTCGTCTTCCAGTTCATGTACGCATTGCAAGAGCTACTGACATGGGTGATGGTGTCATTTATTGCAGTGCTGTTTGGTATGTTCGTGCTTGGAGTGAAGATGGCGTTTCAGGACCCACTGAAGATGCGTTTTGCAAACCTGATTCGTCGGATCACTGGCAAGACCCCCGAGAGTGACGGATTCAGTGGGTTCAGAGATAGGCTTAGTAACCTGAGATTCGAAGGCCTTCCTGAACATCCGTTGGACCCGGCAGTGCAGTCACACGTATGGAGAGACTCTTGGAGAGACTACCTCATCATCGGGCTAGCAACTCTGCTGCCATCAATACCCGCCTACATCGGCTCCTACCAGGACTACGTTTCAGGTGTCACCACCGCATCAGCTTATGCATCTGGTGTCTTTGTCCTCCTGACATGGATGTACCGTTTCGGGTATCCGTCGTCCAACCGCTTGGCAAAGGCTGCTGGGCTCAGACTGGGAGACCGAGACGTGGGCGGAGAGATGATGAGGGGGGTTCTTGGTTGGTTCTTTAGGTTCAACATCCTGCTCACACTGTTCTTCATCGGTCAGGATATCCATAGGGCGGTCTTCGCGCCACAGAGTGCTGATGCCCTGAACAAGCTCGTCGATTACTACGTGCTGGGTGTGACTCAGGCCGCTCCGCCCATTCTATTTGCAATCATCGTGCTCCCACTGGCCGAGAAGTTCGCGGTCATCATGTATAAGAGCCTCTTCGAGTGGCTGTACGGCTTCAAAGCGCGCATGACCCAACTGCATCTGCGAGCAAGGGCGGTCAGTCTGGCGGGCTCTCTGACTACGGGTGGTGTTGCCACCCTTGGCTTCCTAGGTGCTATCGCGGGTGTGACACTGTTCACTGCATACAGCATCGGAGTCGGCTACGTATTCAGACCCGGCTTGATAACAACTGATGTTGAGAAGCTGCTAGAGACCGCTGCCACGAATGCACAGCTGATAGTGCCGTTGAACTTCGTCATGCTAGTGTTTTCGATTCCAATGGCCTTCATGATATTCACCGGAGTCGTTGGTCACTATGTGCGAAGCCGAACCGGCGGTAGTGTTGTGTCCTTCGGGGTCGTCGCTGCGGCTCTAGTCAGCATAATCCCCTACTTTGTGTTTCCGAACCTGGACTACATACTCGGGCCTGCGGTCAACGAAGTCGTATTCGAGGGCACCTCATTCTACAGAGTGCGGTGGCTTGTGTATGTCGCAACGGAAGATCTCCTCCTATCGAGGTACGCGTTCCAGTTCCTAGTGAATGTGCCGATATGGCTATCCTCTGCGATATTTGTCATGTACTACCTTGAGTATCGCAAGCGATGGCAGGTCAAGTGCGGAGTGACACTCCGACCGCTGCTAAGCGTCTGCGCCGAGGATGTCCGACATGTCGTGACGATGTTTGTCGTGGGACTTGCAGTGGCAGCCGCCGGCGTGATATGCCTGTCCTTCCTAGTGGCACCCGTGGTGCTGATCCATCTAATAGAATCGCTCATTGCCGAAATAGGCCTGCCCGATGGTCTAGAGGCGGCCCTTGCAATGCCGGGAGTTATGCCACTGCTTCTGATGGAACACAACTTGATCCGGACTCTCTTGATGCTGGTCATAGGCCCGGTCTTTTGGACACTGATACTCTGGGTTGTTGCGGTGAAGCAGAAGACCCAATCGGAGAGGACTGTTGCACTACTTGGTATTGTGATGATAGTCTACTGTGGGATAATCGCCATAGTTCTGACGATGCTATACCCGAACCCCTTCGGACCGCAGCCGTGGGTATCGCCACAAGCGGTCTTGGGATACCATGCACTGAGAGTGTACAGTGTCCTCTTTGGTGCTTGTCTATTGGTACTGCTGGTCCGGAGAGTTGCTGGTCTAAACAGTGGAGGCTGGTGGTTCCCACCACTTGCCACTCTCTTCGTGACGGAATACCTTGTCTATGATGACCAGTTCACACTCATAGCTCTGATTGTGCTTCCCTTCGTACTCGCACCTGCGATGAGAGTGCTTGAGAGGGACAAGACCCATGATGATGAGGACTTCTTACTCACGTACATCCGAGTGAGTCTCATGTCTGTGGCGATTGCGGAGGTGCTGTCAACAGCTCTCTGGGTGGCCGGCATCGGCACACTCGCATTCATGTATGGTAATGGCCTCTCGTATCTCGCAAGCATACTCCCTCACGGTGTCATCGAGATACCTGCATTCCTGTTCGCCGCGGCAGCCTCGCTCACAATAGCAAGGGAGCTGGGTCCATCAGTGACAAGAGAAGAATGGGACGCCATTCCGTCGAAGACAAGGTCTCTGTTGACTGATGCCCGACTCTGGAGGACGTTCATCCTGATAGCGTTCTTCCTGTTCATCGGGGCGATGATTGAGGCCTATGTGACTCCTCTGGTGTCTCAGATGGTGGAGTACGGATTCCTGTGA